The sequence CAGCAAGTGCAAAAGTCCTGAGGTAAGAATGTGTCTGGTATGTTCCTGGAACATCATGGAGGCAGTGTGGCTATAGAAGAATAGGTAAAGAGGATGTGGGAGGGTAACAGGAATCCAGGTCATGAGGGCCTTGTAGAGCATAATTAGACCTCTGGGTCTCATTTCAGTCACCCTAATAAGATCGACCCACTCATTGTTCAAAGGCTCCGATAACCCTGCGCAGTTGACCCTtaagctccagctccagctccaccCACCTTCACTCTGCTTCTAGAATCTACTctcaccacagggcctttgcacaaacTAATCCTTCAACCTGAAATCCTTTTCCACTCCTGTCCCCTCTTCTGTTTAACTCCTACCTATCCTTCATATCTCAGCTCAAATAGCTCACTCAGGTTTCCAGACCTCCCTGGGCAGGTCAGTAATCTCTTCCTTCCAGGGCCTAATTTCAGTGATCATAAAATTATTGGGATGGTCAATTAACATGTGTCCGCAACCAGGACTAAACATTCCAAAGGCAGGTGTTCTGGTTCATTTTGTTCGCTACAGTGTCTCCAGGGTGTGCCTCGTGCTAACAACTACATGTTGcattaatgaacaaatgaatagcACAGGCACTTTACAATAAAGACTGTCTCCTCTCATCCCATTCTCTCCAGTttgtgaggctcagagaggtcaggcaGCTTGACCAAGGACAGATAGCAAGTAAGTGACAGCACCAGGAAATCCCAGTTTCTCTGATTGCCAAACTATGCACACATAGGCTGTGCTAAATTGAAAAccaagggcgcctaggtggctcagtgggttaaagcctctgccttcaactcgggtcatgatcccagggtcctgggatcgagccctgcatcgggctctctgctcagcagggagcctgcttcgtcctctctctctgcctgcttctctgcctacttgtggtctccatctgtcaaataaataaataaaatatttttaaaataaataaattggaaaccAGCACAATCATTCCCCTATGCTTGTCCTCAGGCCCTTTTGCCATGTGACTAAGAGATGGAGTCTATTTCTTGACCCCTTGAATCTGACTCAGCCACGTCACTCGGCCAATGGAACATTAGTAATTACAATGCAAGCAGAGTCTTTCAAAAGCTCATATGCATTGGAGCTTGTCTtctgcccagtgtggaactccaAGATTACTGTGTGAATCAGCCCAAGCTAACTTCATGGAGGTGAACCTCTTAGAGGTGGCTGGAGGCACCCCTCAAACAGACTGCCAAAGGCCAGACATGTGGGTGACATCCTCCAAGACCAGCCGACTACAACCACATGAGCCGGCCTCGGTAAGGCCAGAAGAACTGCCCAGCTGAGCCGAGGCCAAATTACCAGCTGATACAATCATGGACTAATAAATTACTGTCTTAGGCCACTAGGTTTAGGGTTGTTTGTTATGTAGCAAAAACTAACTGATACACATAACCAGTGAACATACACTGTGTAAACAACacctacacacatatatacataaatggcCTCCTGTGGAAAATGTCAGCACCCACACAGACACAGCCCTTATAGGTCCCATGCAGACACTCCCAGCCATCACCCAACCCCACACACACTTCTATTCAGACCACTGTTCAAGCTCACATGTCAGTATAAATACGCTCTGGGATTAGGTAGGTCAACAATACCCAAGTGCTATGTTGCTGGTgctgcccagcccagggcaggggatGGAGAAGGACTCAGCAGGCTTTAGTTGAACAAATGGatgaatagggcgcctgggtggctcagtgggttaagtctctgtcttggactcaggtcatgatctcagggccctgcatcgggctctctgctcagcaaggaccccgcttccccctctctctctgcctgcctctttgcctacttgtgatctctctctctgtcaaataaataaataaatactctttaaaaaaagattctcttaaaaaaaaatggatgaataaggTGAAGGGCACAAATGAGCCATAGGTTGGCACAATGAGCAGATGGTGCTGAGACATTCCCATGGATAAATGGAAAGGCCTGGCAGTGGCGGTCACGCTTCAGTTTTTATCCCAGTTAGAGACCCATAGGCAGGGACTTATATTAGAGTTTGTGCTTGTGCTTGATACTCTATTTTGAAAATTGgtccaatttgttttttaagtggtggggggtaTTAAAGAGCACTTGAAGGGTTTCAGGAAGGAAGGCagtatgctcaccactataccaccaacatTGCACAGGGTTTCAGGAAGGAAGTTGGAACCAATACCTTACCTTCTGTGTGTAACTATGGGGACACTGAGAATGTCAGAGAATTAAGGGTGGGTTGGTTAGAAGGAAACCATAGGAATGAAAAGCAAGGCAAGTAGTAACTCCAGGAAAAACCAAGAGTttcacaagaaaggaaatgtaacCATCGTATGAGATTTGGCATGGCAGGAAGTAATATTTGTATAGTTACAAAATAATGACACTAAATATGCACTTAATGGAAAATTGTGATAAACACAGATTAAAAGGATAGGAGGTGAAAAAAGTTAACTCTTctttgataataataattataaaaagaaacatttttgacCACTTTAAGAGTAATTATTTTGGTGTAGTTTACATGTtaaatcctcataacaacccaataacttaaatattcttattactctcattttacaagtgaggaaactgaacacaaggaggttaagtcacttgcctgGGGTCATCAGGCCAGGAGGGGGAagggctgggattcaaacccaggcagtcaaGCTACAGAAGCAACACTGTGAAGACATCAGACTGGAAAGTCAGGCAATATCTGCCTAAAACGAATccagaaaaatacaggaaaagcatcttatttagaaatatggaaaGAAGTACCAGAAGAAATAGTTAAAAGAGTTGGATATGGCTGTTTTGGGGGTCAGGAGTGGGAGGCTCaggacaaagaaatattttatgagcACTATTGAATTTATACAGATTCATGGATATAGCCATGAGCTAGAGACAGGAATTGACAGAGAAGGGACATGAGGGAATTTCCCATGGTTATGGTGTTGCTCTATATCCTGACTGGGGTTTGGGAACAGTGTCCATTTGTCTGAAGTCAAATGGTACCtttaagatttgtgcatttcacAGGATGTCAATTTTATACATACACAGGGGAACTGTAAACAAATACTGAGCTCTAACGATATGCATGCCAAAGTGCCTTTAAGGGGAAGCATATTGATGTTTGCAACTTACTTTGAAAAGCTTGGAAAAAATAGGCTGTCTTAATGGATGGATAGACGGGTAGATGCCCGATAGTGCACATCTaacaaaatacagagaactgTGCATCCTGTAGGTGGGTATTTAAGTGTTTCCTATatcattctttcaacttttctttgatatttttcttaataaagtaTTGGGGGAAATAGATGAATGCATTACCTGAAAAACAGTATCCTTTTTTAAACCTGAATGGGGTGTTCTGTCTTGGACCTGGGAAGACCCACACAGCTCTAAGCCCATGTGCAGGTCTATCTGGTGGAGCAGCTGTCACCATGACCTTATCTATGTCTACCCCTACCCTGGGATCTAGAGTCAGGGCCCTATAGACTAATTCCTcagtccctccctgctccccctggaCAGAGGGTGTCGGGCAGGATGGGTGTCTCCTCTTCCTGGTCCCCTTGAATATCTCTGTAGCAGGACCAGAACCATTTCACCAGGGAAAGGAACAAGACCCTCTAGCTACGTCCCATCCTCTGCCAAAAGGGTACACTGAGGCCTGGCGGGTGGGGACAGGTGCCTTTCCCAGGGGCCCATCACACCTTCTCGACAGGCATGAGCAGCCAGATTGCTGGGCTCCCAAGCCCACGTGTATATAATTAGCTGCTGGGAAATAGATCTGGGAGCAGATCTCATCTCTGCCTAATTAggggctgggcagctggggcCAGTCTGGCCTGGGGCGCTGCTATGGAAGCCAGGCAgccccaggggagggggcagcagctGCTGGCCCTCGCTGTTCACCACCCCTCACACTCCGACTGCAGGCAGAACAATAGAGGGGCTGTTTCCGCAGATCCCCGAGGCGGCAGAAACCCCCAGCTACAGATTCCCACAGGGAAGGCTGATGGACTCCAGAATTCTAGCAGAAGGGAAGCCCTCCTGGAACCAGGGACCAGGAAACACCTTCTCCACTTCCAAGAATACCTTCCTGCTCTCTTCCCAGCAGACCCTCCCAATGCCCTTCTTGACTCCCCCGGGGCCCAGCTCCTGGGAACAGGTCTGGTCTTAGGGCAGATGTCACTTCTCCATATTATGTGACCACGTGTGTGCTGATCATCTGCCCATTCCCCTCCATCAGACATAGCAGGAACTATGTCTGTCTTACTGCTGGGCACCCAACAGATGCTCAATAAAGTGACAGCGGGAAAGGCTGCCAGGACCCaggacagggaagagaggagagtcAGGGAGGCAGAGTGCCCCTGACTGTGGGGTGTGACCCCAGGCTGGAGTGCAGACCCTCTCTGTGACTGCTACTACCCTTCCTGTTCTCAGACAGACCCTGTAAAAGTCACCTTGAAGACTCAGTGACAGGTTGAGTGTGAAAGGTCTGCACCTAGGACTCAACCTCCTCCAGGAATGAGGGGTCTCCCGGCCCATCCCCACCAGTCCTGTGATCTCAAACCAAGAAACCCCTTGGGTTTCTGGGGTGCTGGCAGCTCATGTGAAGGGGCAATGCGTACTTGGCACAGAATTCTGACCAGGTTGCCAGAAGGAGCTGGTCCTGGACACCGCAAAGGACGTCTCCTCTGCAGAGCCCAAATTATCCCTCCTGACCCCATCACTCCTTTAACTTGGGGACCAGGAGGCTCAACTCTTGTGTTGTCAGACCTGCTGGGTGCCTGTGGGCAGATGATagccctccctgtgcctcagtctctccatctATATCACGAGGGGGTGGATTCCATTCTCATGAGCTTGCACACCACTGTGCTAACCcagtttccccttctttccctgaACCCCCGAGGCCCAACCCAATCCCCTGGGGGCCTGACTACACtatcagacagacagacagacaaacagctGGGCTAACCTGGATGTTTGTCAACAGCCCAAAGGAAATCTCCtctttatgcttaaaataaaacttacatcAAACCTGTCACCAGGGCCCCCATTAGAGCTTCCTGTTTCTGAGTGCTGCAGCCAACACAGCCTGCGGGAGAGGAAGCACCACCcagcccttccccactcccacctcgGGGGTGGGCAGAGGCCACCCAGGCTTTCACTCTTTGTGTGCCCGGCCTTAGCCCGAGCTGTACTACCAGCCAAGGGTGGCatctcccagcatggagccagccTGGAGGGAAACAGGGAGAAACTGAGACCTCAAAGCCCAGTGCCAGccatccttccccttcctccagaccctgaggcccagagagggagactggcTTATCCCAGCTCACCCAGGGTTGGAGGCAAGGCCACCTGTTTTGTGTTGTCGACCCCCTGCTTCCAACCCCAGTCTACAGCCTGTGGCACCTCCAGATCAGGGTCTGTGCTCTCCGAGCTTCCCGGGCAGCAATGGGAAGGACCCATGCAGCCATCAGCTTTTCCCCTCAGGTCCCCTTCCTGACACAGACCTCAGTCCTGGCTCTATCTGGATTCACTCTGTAGCCAGAGTCAGTTTCCTCCCCTATGAAGGAGGCCCTCAGGCCACCCAGAGGGGTTATGAGAATCCCCTTTCACGTCTCAAGTCTCAGGCTGGGCCAGCCACTGAcctcatgcccctcccccacccccaaatcccagGATGAACAATTATGGAATTCTAATCCAAGAcgtctccctccccttccccttgtgAACACAGAAGAGTCTGATGGCCCAGGCCTTGAAAAACAAGCATTTGTGTTTATTAACCAAAGGGAGGAAGTCAGAACAGTACAGACTCCTACCAGTCCCTCCAGTAGTCTACCCACCTAGGCCAGGCAGCCaaggccctgcccccaccctgagCAAGTTCCCAGGGAACCAGGGCCCgctgggaaaggaagaggaagtcaGCAAAGGTTGGAGgccaaggaagaaggaaacagaaccGCTGGGTGGACAGTGCCCCTCACTCTCAGTGGAGAAGGCTAAGTGCCCCAAATCCAAACTCAGAAGAAGAACCAGGCAGGACTTGTGTCAAAACCCCTACAAGTGAGGGGTAGAGGGTAGCCCAAGGTCAACAGGCAACCCTCTCCAGGGTCAGTCCTTGACAGACAGATAGGGCCCAGCCTCTGGTCTGTCCCAAGACAGGGAATGGATGCAGAAGAGGTCGAGAGCCCAGCTGCCTCTCCTGGATGTGTCCTGTGCAATTGCGGAGTCCAGTGGAGGCCTAGCCCTCTGCAGCGGGGGCACCGCGTGCCTGCCGCAACCCATACAACCACTTGATCACTCGCGCGTTGCGTTCTACCACCGACACGCCATAGGGGACGCGCTCCCGGGACCGCTCCTCAACAGTGGCAGAGCTACGGCGGGAGCAGTCCCCCTCTGAGCTGCCAGGCCCGGCACTGGGCCCGGCCAGGGAGACGATGTCTGAGCTGGTCCTCGCCAGGTGAGCCACGCCCAATCCCCGTGCCTCCTCCGGGTCCAGGCCGCAGAAGTTAAAGAATCGCTCCAGGTCAGCTGCTGCTCTGGAGAAGCGCTCACTCAAATCGGACTTGGAGCGCTGCAAACCTGGGGGCCGGGCTGGGCTGGAGGCGGGGGCAGCGCCTGGCGAAGGGCAGGGccgggcaggggaggcagggagaggacgGACATCCACTCGGCGGACAGCAGCCGTACTGGGTGGCGGGCGTGGAGGGTTGGCTGGGGGCGCCTGATGGGCTCCTTCTGTCCGTCCAGGAGTACGGCTGGCCTCGGCAGGGGACGCAGGGCTATCACACAAGTCGATGAGGCTGCTAAGGATGTCCAGGTCCAGCTGGGGCCGACGGCCAGGGCCAGGCAGTACTCGGCGGCTAGGTGTGAGCACTGTGCGGCGAGTCCCAGGGCTGAAGAGGGGCTGCTTGGACAGCAGGGGCTGCACAGGTTCCTGGCGGGTGTTGGCCACGTGCAGGCTCTTGACGTACTTGGCCTTGTCAGCCTCCAGGCGCTCCACAGCACTAGGTTTCCGGGCTCCACCATCTGCTGGCCTCCGGAGCAGGTAGCCAGGCACTTTGGTACGCAGGCGGAAAGGTAGGGCAGATGTGTCCCGGGATCCCGGAGTCAGTGTGTCCACAGGCATGGCTGTTACATACCCCAAAGGCTTTGGTCTGAGGAGACCGGAGAAATGCGGAGACAGATCCAGAAAGTAGGTAGCTGGATGCTGGCAACTGCTacaagggaggaaagaaagaagctgagCTCGCTCAGACAAAAGCTCAGCCAAGACTGAAAGGGGCTGAAGACGCCTTCCCTATTAAAAGCTAGTAGCCACGCCCCTCGTTCACAGGGAGCCAATCAGCAGACAGAAAACCACCACTGAGGGGCCTGTGACTCCACCCAcaccctgcctccttcccagtgGACTAGGCCCAGCTGAGGCATAGAGAAAATGAGAAGTACCAAAGAAGAAAGACGTGAGCAGCCTGGGCAGAAAAGACAGGGCAAGGCACGCTTTAAAGGAAGGAAAGTGGGCTCCAGGCCGTATACTGGGCACCAGCCAGCTTAACCTCAATGGGTCCCCTTAACAGCTCTATTTTGCAGATAGGGAACTCAACCAACTTGATTAAGCTAACCCCCAAAGCTGGTGGCTCTGGCCCCTTGCTTCCAAGCAGGG comes from Mustela nigripes isolate SB6536 chromosome 7, MUSNIG.SB6536, whole genome shotgun sequence and encodes:
- the FAM110A gene encoding protein FAM110A; translation: MPVDTLTPGSRDTSALPFRLRTKVPGYLLRRPADGGARKPSAVERLEADKAKYVKSLHVANTRQEPVQPLLSKQPLFSPGTRRTVLTPSRRVLPGPGRRPQLDLDILSSLIDLCDSPASPAEASRTPGRTEGAHQAPPANPPRPPPSTAAVRRVDVRPLPASPARPCPSPGAAPASSPARPPGLQRSKSDLSERFSRAAADLERFFNFCGLDPEEARGLGVAHLARTSSDIVSLAGPSAGPGSSEGDCSRRSSATVEERSRERVPYGVSVVERNARVIKWLYGLRQARGAPAAEG